In the genome of Streptomyces aquilus, the window GCTCGCAGGCCTATCACCTCCGGCGCAAGCGGGAGCTCTCGTCGCTCTATGCGACCGCCAGATCACTGACTGCGCTGGGCGAGCTCGACGACGTGCTGCGGTCGATCGTGCGCCATGCCCACGGATTGATCGGCACGGACTTCACGTACCTGTCCCTGCTCGGCCCCGACAATGCGCTGTCGGTCCGCGCCTCGGAAGGCACCATCTCCGCCGACTTCCTGGCCGCCGGCATTCCTCCCGGCACCGGACTCGGAGGGCAGGTGATCGGGCGGCGCAAGCCGATCTGGGTCAGTAACTACCTCGTCGCCGACGATCTCCATCACGTTCACGAATTCGACGAACTCGTCGCACGAGAAGGCCTGGTCGCGCTGCTCGGGGTGCCCTTGCTCGTCCGCGGTGAGGCGGTCGGCGCGCTGTTCGCCGCCGACCGCTCGGAGAGGTCGTTCAGCTCGGAAGAGATTGCGCTCTTCAGCGCATTCGCGGATCACGCCGCGATCGCGCTCGACAACGCCCGTCTGTACGACCAGAGCCGCGCCGCCCTCGAGAAGCTGCAGTCGGCCTACCGGGTCATCGAAGAGCACGTTGCCACGATCGAACGCTCGCAAGCCGTTCACGAGGCGCTCACCGACGTCGTCCTCACCGGCGGTGGACCGAAGGACGTCGCCCGCCACCTGGCCGACCAGATGGGTGGCACGGTGATCTTTCTCGGTCGCGACAACACACTGTTGGCGAGCGCAGGCGTCGACCAGACCCTCCAAAACAGCGGCGATGCGGTGTGGCCCGGGATCAAGCAAGCCCTTGAGGGCGCGCGTCGCACGGGACGATGCGTGACCCAGCAAGACGCATCCGCCACGCACAGCGTCGCCGTCGTCCAGGCCGGAGACAGCTACCTGGGAGCTCTCGTCTGGAGTCAGCCCGCCAGCCCGAGTTCGGCTGACTTGCGCATGCTCGAGAGAGCCACACACATCGTCGCTCTGATGATCCTGAAAGAGAACGCGGTCGCCGACGCGGCCGAGCGGCTGAGCGGTGAATTGATGACAGAGCTGCTGGTCAACAGCCCGTCCGTCAGCGCAGCTCAACGGGCACGTACACGCGCGCGCGGCATCGATGTCGACGCGCTCAACCTCCTCGTGGTCGCCGACTCCACGACGGCTGCCACTATTGAGCTGTCACGCCAACTCCACGCATACGCACACAGCCACGCGGGCCTGGCCGGTGAGTACCTCGGCCGAGCCACGATGCTCCTGCACGCTGAAGACGTCGACGAGGCTGTCGCCAGCGCACACCGTGCCATCCGCCAGCAGCTCGACCGCGACGTCAATCTCATAGGTGAACATGTTCAGGGCCACGACTGGGCCCGCGCATTCACGACGGCGAGCCGGTGCCTCGATCTTGCACTCGCTCTGGGTAAGACCGACCACAGCGCCACAACGAGTGACTATGCGCTCTACTCGCTCCTCTTCGCCCCTGACCGCCTCAATGAATTGGACCGCTTCATCTCAGCCACCATTGGTCCCCTCCTCGCATACGACGCTCAACGCTCGACCGACCTTGTCACTACTGCTGTGACCTACTTCGCGAACCGTGGAGGCCTGGCTCAGACCGCACGGGCCCTCCAGGTCCATCTCAACACGCTGCTCAAGCGCCTGGACCGCATCGACCTCGTACTGGGCAGCGGTTGGCGGGGACCGGAGGCGCTCGACACCCAACTCGCCCTCCGCATGCACCAACTGCGCGTCTCCGTAGGCGTTTAGAACTGGTCTGCCTCGTGGTCGCGTGTCAGGCGGAGGTGCGGCATCAGCCAGCCGCAGGTCCGCTCTAGCTGTTTGCCCGCGTCGATGCCCTGCGTCCTGGCGGGCACGGAAGTGGAGTCCTTGACGCTACTGATGGGGACGCTTACCAGAGTGATGGTCTGCAGCGGAAACCAGTGGAAGTCCCGGTGCGGGAAGAGGGCTACGGAGCCACCGGAGACGGCAGGGCCGAATACCCCTCGAAGACTGCAGCGGCCGCATGCCTCAGCAGGAACTGGGGCTCATGCTTGGCCGGCAGCGGGCACGGCTGTCACGTCAGCTGATGGCTGTACGCGCTCACTTCTGCCCTCCGTCGTTCTCCGCCCAGACCCGGCGCGTCCAGGTCCAGCAGCCGTGGCAGGGCACAGACCGCGAGGGCGCCGGCGAGTGAGCTCTTGCGACCGAGCACGATCAGGTCGTTCCGAGCGCCAGGGACGGCGCCGCGGCTGCCCTAGGTGGGGCTGCAGCGCGGAAGGACGGGAAGCGGGCGCACAGCGCGTCGCAGGTCGAGAGGGCAAGCGGTCGCCGGAAGCCGCACCAGACCATGCCCAGTAGGGCGGTCCGTGCTCACGGGACGGGAACGGTCGTTCCGTGGTCACCAGCCACCTCCGACACCAGGTGGAGCATGTTGACGCGTTCGCCCAGTTCGCCCGCCTCGGCGTGGCGGAACCACACATGCTCCCCCAGTCGCAGTCCGTGCGCCTCGTTCCCGGGTTCAGCTGGTGAGCGGGCGCGTCTCTCCGGGCGTGCAGCCGAAACGACTCCGGAAGACCCGGGTGAAGTGGGCTTGGCTGGCGAAGCCCCAGCGATGGGCGACTTCGGCGATCGTCAGATGGCGGGAACCAGGCTCGGCGAGCACCTGCCGGGCCTTGCCGAGCCGCTGTTCGAGTATGTATCGGGACGGGCTCACCCCCGTCGGCTGGAAGATCCGGCTGAGGTGCCGCGCGGACACTCCGATCGCCTCCGCGACCAGACCCGGACTCAGCCCGGGATCGGCAAGGTGCCGGGCTATGTAGTCCTTGGCCACCGCCAGTTGGGAGAGCATGGCGGGCGACGCCGAGCCGCCCAGCCTCGGCGCGGCCAGCGTACGGACGAGGTCCAGCACGGTGGCCTCGGTGCTGACCGAGTCCTCACCTCCCTGCCCCGCAACCCAGTCGGCCAGGACTGCCTCCAGCGCCGAAGCCTGGGCACCTTCGGTGGCCGACCCCCTGCCGAGCAGTATCGGTGCGGACACCTCGCCCGGGGCGCACTGCGCGGCGAACACCTCACGCGGGATGTCCACCAGCAACTGACGCATGGGAGAAGGGAATCCGAACAGATAGGGCCGCCTCGTGTCATAGAGAATCAGGTCGCCCGTCTGCAGGGTCACGCAGCCGCCCTCGTGGAAGAACACTCCGCTGCCTGCCATCAACAACGTGACAAAGATCGAGTCCTTCGGCAGGGCCTGGCAGGTCCGTGGGGTCCGTTCGATGACATGCTCGTTGCCGGCGATCTCGGCCAGTCGCAGGTCGCCCAGCTCGACATTCGTCTCCGTGGCCAGCAGGCCCTCCCGCGCGTACGACGAGCACGTCAAGCCCACCAGAGCCTGGCGGTTGTGTTCCTCCCAGAAGTCGATGCGGTCCGCCGGATCGACCGACTGCGTGGACACGCGGGAGACGATAGGCAGGTTCACCTGAATCTCCTTTCCAGCCCGCGTCTCCCTGACGACTGTGGTGCAGGACTGTTCTGCCCTGGCGACGGGGAGTCGATGCGGCCGCTGGGCTGGGCCTCGTGCTCTGACGTGAGGGGCCGTCGGAGGTGCCTGGTGCTGTCTCCCGGCGAGAGTACCGCTGGTGTGCTGCCACGTCACGGTCGCGCCCACCATGGCGGGGGGCCGTCCGCGGTCGGTGAGAACGACGCCTGCCGACATGCCGAGGAGTGCATGGGCAGCCGTCGTCCTCCTCGTCGTCGCGAGGGGCGGCGGGTGTGTGCGAGGAGCAGACCACGGGGTGATCTCCGGCACCCGGTCGAGCCCGTCCCAGTGGGACCGCACGAGCAGACCGGGGCAGGAGCCCGTGGCGGCCGAGCCTGGCATCGACGCGTTCACGCGGGTGCCGTCCGTCGTGTGCTCGGCCGCCCGGGACCGGTTTCAGCCTCAGCACCTCCTCCGGCTGTCCGAGGTGGCAGGCGTCGCGGTTCCGGCTGATGCCGCGCAGGAGACGAGGCGGTCACGGCGTGCGGCGGGGTCGACAAGTATCTTGACCTGGTCCCCCGCACCGCGCATCAGTGTCTCGAAGCCCTGGGCGACCAGGCCTTCCAGGGCGATGGTCGAGGTGATGACCGGTGTCAGGTCCAGCCCCCGCTGCGCGACGAGCCGGATGAGTTCCGGATAGGTGTCGCGGTAGCCGACGCTCGCGACGATCGACTGCTCGTTGTTGACCAGCGCGAACGTGTCCAGGGACACCTCCGGGGCCAGGCCGACGAGGACGACCCGGCCGCCACGCCGGGTCGCGGCCAGACAGGTGCGCAGGGCGCTCTCGGAGCCCACCACCTCGAACGCGACATCCACGCCCTCGCCGCCGGTCAGCTCGCGGATGCGCTCCCCGGCGCCTCCCTCCAGGCCCGCGTCGATCAGATCGGTGGCGCCGAGACCGGCCGCGAGTTCCAGGCGAGCAGGCGCGACGTCGACGGCGACGATGCGCCGCACGTCGCGTTCCCGGGCGAGCCGGACGGTGAGCAGGCCGACCGGGCCCAGGCCGACCACCGTCACGGTCTCGGGGGTGGCCCCGGCACGCTGCAGCGCGTGCAGGGCGACCGAGGCCGGTTCGAAGAGCGCGGCCTGCTCCAGCGACACGTTCTCGGGAAGGCGGTGCGCCATGTAGGCGGGGATGGCGGCGTACTCGGCCATGCCTCCGTTCCCCATCAGTCCGGCGAACCCGAAGTGCCGGCAGATGTTGTACTCACCGGCCCGGCACCGTGCACACTCCCCGCACCGGTAGTTCGGTTCGACCGCCACCCGGTCACCGACCGTCAGGTGGGTCACCGACGCCCCGAGCGCCACCACCGTGCCGCAGAACTCGTGGCCGAGGACGAGCGGGGCTGTCGCACCTGAGCCCGGATGCGGCTCCGCTACGGGGATGGCGTGCGGGCCGTCGGCGTACTCGTGCAGGTCGCTGCCGCAGATGCCGCAGTAGGCGACCTCGATGAGTACCTCGCCGTGCCCGGGTGCGGGGACGTCCACCTCGGCTATGCGGACGTCCCTGGCTCCGTACCAGACAGCGGCCTGCATCCGCCGCGTGTCGGCGCTCATTCGGCCGCTCCCGCCACCACTGCGCCCGAGCCGACCACGGCCGCGGCCCGCTCGGCCCGTCGGCGCAGCACCCGCGGAGCGGTCTCCCGCAGGCCGAGAGAGAGCAGGACGACCACGACAGCTCCGCCGGCGGAGATGAACATCGCCGTCTGCAGGCCCCAGACGTCCGATGCGCGCCCGGCGATCACCGGGGCG includes:
- a CDS encoding helix-turn-helix domain-containing protein — encoded protein: MTSTASPFPADESSQAYHLRRKRELSSLYATARSLTALGELDDVLRSIVRHAHGLIGTDFTYLSLLGPDNALSVRASEGTISADFLAAGIPPGTGLGGQVIGRRKPIWVSNYLVADDLHHVHEFDELVAREGLVALLGVPLLVRGEAVGALFAADRSERSFSSEEIALFSAFADHAAIALDNARLYDQSRAALEKLQSAYRVIEEHVATIERSQAVHEALTDVVLTGGGPKDVARHLADQMGGTVIFLGRDNTLLASAGVDQTLQNSGDAVWPGIKQALEGARRTGRCVTQQDASATHSVAVVQAGDSYLGALVWSQPASPSSADLRMLERATHIVALMILKENAVADAAERLSGELMTELLVNSPSVSAAQRARTRARGIDVDALNLLVVADSTTAATIELSRQLHAYAHSHAGLAGEYLGRATMLLHAEDVDEAVASAHRAIRQQLDRDVNLIGEHVQGHDWARAFTTASRCLDLALALGKTDHSATTSDYALYSLLFAPDRLNELDRFISATIGPLLAYDAQRSTDLVTTAVTYFANRGGLAQTARALQVHLNTLLKRLDRIDLVLGSGWRGPEALDTQLALRMHQLRVSVGV
- a CDS encoding helix-turn-helix domain-containing protein — its product is MNLPIVSRVSTQSVDPADRIDFWEEHNRQALVGLTCSSYAREGLLATETNVELGDLRLAEIAGNEHVIERTPRTCQALPKDSIFVTLLMAGSGVFFHEGGCVTLQTGDLILYDTRRPYLFGFPSPMRQLLVDIPREVFAAQCAPGEVSAPILLGRGSATEGAQASALEAVLADWVAGQGGEDSVSTEATVLDLVRTLAAPRLGGSASPAMLSQLAVAKDYIARHLADPGLSPGLVAEAIGVSARHLSRIFQPTGVSPSRYILEQRLGKARQVLAEPGSRHLTIAEVAHRWGFASQAHFTRVFRSRFGCTPGETRPLTS
- a CDS encoding 2,3-butanediol dehydrogenase, producing MSADTRRMQAAVWYGARDVRIAEVDVPAPGHGEVLIEVAYCGICGSDLHEYADGPHAIPVAEPHPGSGATAPLVLGHEFCGTVVALGASVTHLTVGDRVAVEPNYRCGECARCRAGEYNICRHFGFAGLMGNGGMAEYAAIPAYMAHRLPENVSLEQAALFEPASVALHALQRAGATPETVTVVGLGPVGLLTVRLARERDVRRIVAVDVAPARLELAAGLGATDLIDAGLEGGAGERIRELTGGEGVDVAFEVVGSESALRTCLAATRRGGRVVLVGLAPEVSLDTFALVNNEQSIVASVGYRDTYPELIRLVAQRGLDLTPVITSTIALEGLVAQGFETLMRGAGDQVKILVDPAARRDRLVSCAASAGTATPATSDSRRRC